The proteins below are encoded in one region of Cherax quadricarinatus isolate ZL_2023a chromosome 92, ASM3850222v1, whole genome shotgun sequence:
- the LOC128698350 gene encoding golgin subfamily A member 6-like protein 7 isoform X1 — translation MNFNIIFICCILLLRVVTVVESGKRGRQGRSRGQGPRGVLVGGKDQSPRAQIDLQHQYLDGLQAVVLKRQDEGPDVEATREDSADGGRLLGELGALGGHLRQHGVQGGLGELGAQGGHLRQHGVQGGLGKLGAEGGHLRQYGVQGGLGELGAQGGHLRQHGVQGGLGKLGAEGGHLRQHGVQGGLGELGAQGGHLRQHGVQGGLGELGAEGGHLRQHGVQGGLGELGAQGGHLRQYGVQGGHLRQHGVQGGHLRQHDDKDLAHPRQDSVELSHGALKDQLQNLQVLLEESRRQEHHSREVYKEMEHLHQECSLVIPEVGVLFQKEHSKTEELRDLADAKALELEALQNTHRSLKREHGKANAKVKEWDQKTYDQVQARNQVVHKHNILQEELERQVKAHKDLVKSFRKVSKERKALRKHYEKKLRRNNNRVEQRNKHRSLNGEMLEQVKDLENKLGEKHSQYETLRGAHNELKNELENLRRIVKEGKKEGFKLAESRRQALHRYNSLAKEHKKERKVYDKASRKYESLRHDNYIREVSLDNLQAMLDEKVGEVEEHLQRLQILEERYNEKNELLDDHRVREHKWLQGSSKFKQEAIDLNSQLKRYQSLTEERERELDRLHTTLTQKDEEIEFLTRKVEATRLSVADTRQEHSECQQQYEHINLKYRRALNRNDYLKSSPH, via the exons ATGAATttcaatataatttttatttgttGTATTTTACTATTACGGGTCGTAACAGTagtggagagtggtaagagaggTCGTCAAGGACGGTCTCGTGGCCAAGGACCTCGTGGTGTCCTTGTTGGAGGCAAGGACCAGAGCCCAAGAGCTCAAATTGACCTCCAACACCAGTACCTGGATGGTCTCCAGGCAGTCGTCCTGAAGCGTCAGGACGAGGGTCCTGACGTAGAAGCAACTCGTGAAGACAGTGCTGACGGAGGTCGTCTTCTTGGAGAGCTAGGTGCTCTGGGAGGTCACCTTCGACAGCACGGTGTTCAGGGAGGTCTTGGAGAGCTAGGTGCTCAGGGAG GTCACCTTCGACAGCACGGTGTTCAGGGAGGTCTTGGAAAGCTAGGTGCTGAGGGAGGTCACCTTCGACAGTACGGTGTTCAGGGAGGTCTTGGAGAGCTAGGTGCTCAGGGAGGTCACCTTCGACAGCACGGTGTTCAGGGAGGTCTTGGAAAGCTAGGTGCTGAGGGAGGTCACCTTCGACAGCACGGTGTTCAGGGAGGTCTTGGAGAGCTAGGTGCTCAGGGAGGTCACCTTCGACAGCACGGTGTTCAGGGAGGTCTTGGAGAGCTAGGTGCTGAGGGAGGTCACCTTCGACAGCACGGTGTTCAGGGAGGTCTTGGAGAGCTTGGTGCTCAGGGAGGTCACCTTCGACAGTACGGTGTTCAGGGAGGTCACCTTCGACAGCACGGTGTTCAGGGAGGTCACCTTCGACAGCACGATGATAAGGACCTCGCTCATCCTCGACAAGACAGTGTTGAGCTCAGTCATGGCGCTCTCAAGGATCAGCTGCAGAATTTGCAGGTCCTTCTTGAAGAGTCCAGGCGACAGGAACATCACTCCAGGGAAGTCTACAAGGAGATGGAGCATCTCCATCAGGAGTGCTCTCTTGTTATACCCGAGGTCGGTGTGCTCTTTCAAAAGGAACACAGCAAAACTGAGGAGCTGAGAGATCTTGCTGATGCTAAAGCTCTTGAGCTGGAAGCTTTACAAAACACCCATAGGAGCCTCAAGCGCGAGCATGGCAAAGCCAATGCTAAAGTGAAGGAATGGGACCAGAAAACGTATGATCAAGTCCAGGCTCGTAACCAGGTTGTACACAAACACAATATTTTGCAGGAAGAGCTTGAACGACAGGTCAAAGCTCATAAAGATCTTGTCAAGTCGTTCAGAAAGGTAAGCAAAGAGAGGAAGGCACTTAGAAAGCACTACGAAAAAAAACTCCGTCGGAACAACAACAGGGTAGAACAGCGTAACAAACACCGGAGTTTGAATGGCGAAATGTTGGAACAAGTTAAAGATTTGGAAAATAAATTGGGCGAGAAGCACAGTCAGTATGAGACGCTCCGAGGTGCTCATAACGAACTTAAAAATGAACTTGAAAACCTTCGACGTATCGTAAAAGAAGGCAAGAAGGAAGGGTTTAAACTGGCCGAGTCTCGCCGCCAAGCTCTTCACCGATATAACTCACTTGCCAAGGAACACAAGAAGGAACGCAAAGTCTACGACAAGGCTTCCAGAAAATACGAATCACTTCGTCATGATAATTATATAAGGGAGGTTAGCCTGGACAACCTACAGGCGATGTTAGATGAGAAAGTTGGCGAGGTGGAGGAGCATCTACAGCGGCTTCAGATCCTGGAAGAAAGGTACAATGAAAAGAACGAATTACTCGATGACCATCGCGTGCGAGAACACAAATGGCTTCAGGGATCCTCGAAGTTCAAGCAAGAAGCCATTGATTTGAACAGCCAATTGAAGCGTTACCAGTCGCTGactgaggagagagaaagagaacttGACAGACTACATACAACACTTACTCAGAAAGATGAGGAAATTGAGTTCCTTACCAGAAAGGTGGAAGCTACGAGGCTGTCAGTAGCTGACACTCGGCAAGAACATAGCGAGTGTCAGCAGCAGTATGAACATATAAACTTGAAGTATCGTCGCGCACTTAATCGGAATGATTATCTTAAGTCTTCACCTCACTGA
- the LOC128698350 gene encoding putative leucine-rich repeat-containing protein DDB_G0290503 isoform X2: MNFNIIFICCILLLRVVTVVESGKRGRQGRSRGQGPRGVLVGGKDQSPRAQIDLQHQYLDGLQAVVLKRQDEGPDVEATREDSADGGRLLGELGALGGHLRQHGVQGGLGELGAQGGHLRQHGVQGGHLRQHGVQGGHLRQHGVQGGHLRQHDDKDLAHPRQDSVELSHGALKDQLQNLQVLLEESRRQEHHSREVYKEMEHLHQECSLVIPEVGVLFQKEHSKTEELRDLADAKALELEALQNTHRSLKREHGKANAKVKEWDQKTYDQVQARNQVVHKHNILQEELERQVKAHKDLVKSFRKVSKERKALRKHYEKKLRRNNNRVEQRNKHRSLNGEMLEQVKDLENKLGEKHSQYETLRGAHNELKNELENLRRIVKEGKKEGFKLAESRRQALHRYNSLAKEHKKERKVYDKASRKYESLRHDNYIREVSLDNLQAMLDEKVGEVEEHLQRLQILEERYNEKNELLDDHRVREHKWLQGSSKFKQEAIDLNSQLKRYQSLTEERERELDRLHTTLTQKDEEIEFLTRKVEATRLSVADTRQEHSECQQQYEHINLKYRRALNRNDYLKSSPH, translated from the exons ATGAATttcaatataatttttatttgttGTATTTTACTATTACGGGTCGTAACAGTagtggagagtggtaagagaggTCGTCAAGGACGGTCTCGTGGCCAAGGACCTCGTGGTGTCCTTGTTGGAGGCAAGGACCAGAGCCCAAGAGCTCAAATTGACCTCCAACACCAGTACCTGGATGGTCTCCAGGCAGTCGTCCTGAAGCGTCAGGACGAGGGTCCTGACGTAGAAGCAACTCGTGAAGACAGTGCTGACGGAGGTCGTCTTCTTGGAGAGCTAGGTGCTCTGGGAGGTCACCTTCGACAGCACGGTGTTCAGGGAGGTCTTGGAGAGCTAGGTGCTCAGGGAGGTCACCTTCGACAGCACGGTGTTCAGGGAGGTCACCTTCGACAGCACGGTGTTCAGGGAG GTCACCTTCGACAGCACGGTGTTCAGGGAGGTCACCTTCGACAGCACGATGATAAGGACCTCGCTCATCCTCGACAAGACAGTGTTGAGCTCAGTCATGGCGCTCTCAAGGATCAGCTGCAGAATTTGCAGGTCCTTCTTGAAGAGTCCAGGCGACAGGAACATCACTCCAGGGAAGTCTACAAGGAGATGGAGCATCTCCATCAGGAGTGCTCTCTTGTTATACCCGAGGTCGGTGTGCTCTTTCAAAAGGAACACAGCAAAACTGAGGAGCTGAGAGATCTTGCTGATGCTAAAGCTCTTGAGCTGGAAGCTTTACAAAACACCCATAGGAGCCTCAAGCGCGAGCATGGCAAAGCCAATGCTAAAGTGAAGGAATGGGACCAGAAAACGTATGATCAAGTCCAGGCTCGTAACCAGGTTGTACACAAACACAATATTTTGCAGGAAGAGCTTGAACGACAGGTCAAAGCTCATAAAGATCTTGTCAAGTCGTTCAGAAAGGTAAGCAAAGAGAGGAAGGCACTTAGAAAGCACTACGAAAAAAAACTCCGTCGGAACAACAACAGGGTAGAACAGCGTAACAAACACCGGAGTTTGAATGGCGAAATGTTGGAACAAGTTAAAGATTTGGAAAATAAATTGGGCGAGAAGCACAGTCAGTATGAGACGCTCCGAGGTGCTCATAACGAACTTAAAAATGAACTTGAAAACCTTCGACGTATCGTAAAAGAAGGCAAGAAGGAAGGGTTTAAACTGGCCGAGTCTCGCCGCCAAGCTCTTCACCGATATAACTCACTTGCCAAGGAACACAAGAAGGAACGCAAAGTCTACGACAAGGCTTCCAGAAAATACGAATCACTTCGTCATGATAATTATATAAGGGAGGTTAGCCTGGACAACCTACAGGCGATGTTAGATGAGAAAGTTGGCGAGGTGGAGGAGCATCTACAGCGGCTTCAGATCCTGGAAGAAAGGTACAATGAAAAGAACGAATTACTCGATGACCATCGCGTGCGAGAACACAAATGGCTTCAGGGATCCTCGAAGTTCAAGCAAGAAGCCATTGATTTGAACAGCCAATTGAAGCGTTACCAGTCGCTGactgaggagagagaaagagaacttGACAGACTACATACAACACTTACTCAGAAAGATGAGGAAATTGAGTTCCTTACCAGAAAGGTGGAAGCTACGAGGCTGTCAGTAGCTGACACTCGGCAAGAACATAGCGAGTGTCAGCAGCAGTATGAACATATAAACTTGAAGTATCGTCGCGCACTTAATCGGAATGATTATCTTAAGTCTTCACCTCACTGA